A genome region from Eremothecium cymbalariae DBVPG#7215 chromosome 4, complete sequence includes the following:
- the BUD21 gene encoding Bud21p (similar to Ashbya gossypii ADR228W), which translates to MIAAGKNAVTKVLKKHVKFHEEEELHIAQKTIPSSDGPPGFNKRHFQAAADSDSSEDEAPEEEGIADASMAAKSNLLLRERTLKREQDLLKEKRKQQYNKFAEQKELKRLRNERQHKEEAEIESETKLKANVSFEEDELRELPDEFFDDLESQSSQKIMKRPTKVNFNEIDDNYSEEIKREIKIQKRKTLKSLRKVSLNRGPVKVSMLPSLEAAKSLAPKKESKVLNTKEKWLRRKNLNRK; encoded by the coding sequence ATGATTGCAGCAGGTAAAAATGCGGTCACTAAAGTTCTTAAAAAGCACGTGAAATTCCATGAGGAAGAGGAACTTCACATTGCACAGAAAACGATTCCTAGTAGTGATGGTCCTCCTGGGTTTAACAAGCGACATTTCCAGGCTGCGGCAGATTCTGATTCTAGTGAGGATGAAGCACCGGAAGAGGAAGGTATTGCAGACGCTAGTATGGCCGCTAAATCTAATCTTCTGCTTAGGGAACGTACATTAAAGCGGGAGCAAGACTTGTTAAAGGAGAAGAGAAAGCAACAGTATAATAAGTTTGCTGAGCAGAAGGAACTGAAAAGATTAAGAAATGAGAGGCAACACAAGGAAGAAGCTGAGATCGAGTCTGAAACCAAACTGAAAGCCAATGTATCCTTCGAAGAAGACGAACTGCGGGAATTGCCAGATGAATTCTTTGATGACCTGGAATCTCAATCCAGTCAGAAAATTATGAAACGGCCAACAAAGGTTAACTTCAATGAAATAGATGACAATTAttctgaagaaataaaaaggGAGATCAAAATTCAGAAGAGGAAGACATTGAAATCGCTGAGGAAAGTATCCCTAAACAGAGGACCTGTTAAAGTTAGCATGCTACCGTCTTTAGAGGCAGCCAAGTCGTTAGCTCCCAAAAAAGAATCGAAAGTATTGAATACTAAAGAGAAGTGGTTAAGGAGAAAGAATCTTAATCGTAAGTAA
- a CDS encoding uncharacterized protein (similar to Ashbya gossypii ADR227W) codes for MVSPKKKSTVSSKTVVSKALHKLRTASPDLELSSKFTGSLSDSDFSGFAAIKKSKKTADGSKRKRSGSIINSIKNPFSNKEPLYHSSERNTIRTGKVSISSESKSLSRLHVPRSSSRDGGSGTASPCSSRRCGEMLQPPFEHDLSALEKGEFRREQSPLIPDHGADSTNYQSFVHVDQAPVITQGSMPMTPIPLPSHGGLNPVEPTDPSPFTQFLEHMYEKYPSYITGLVVILIFAGSMYSISTGKGTQYLTAMMKATLCWLLGSNTANLIFGDGFCEFQFSADETPAIN; via the coding sequence ATGGTAAGCcccaaaaagaaaagtacAGTATCGTCAAAAACTGTGGTCAGCAAAGCGTTGCACAAGCTGAGAACGGCGTCTCCAGACTTGGAACTATCCAGTAAGTTTACTGGTTCACTTTCGGATTCAGATTTTAGTGGTTTTGCCGCGATCAAGAAATCCAAGAAGACCGCAGATGGATCCAAGAGGAAACGCAGTGGCTCCATTATTAATAGCATCAAAAATCCGTTCTCCAACAAGGAGCCCCTATACCATTCATCTGAACGAAATACCATTAGAACAGGAAAGGTGAGCATTTCCTCGGAATCTAAAAGTTTATCACGATTACATGTACCCAGAAGCAGTTCGAGGGACGGCGGTTCTGGAACGGCCTCCCCTTGCTCATCAAGAAGGTGCGGAGAGATGCTGCAACCACCTTTTGAACATGATCTGAGTGCATTGGAAAAGGGTGAATTCCGCCGAGAACAGAGTCCGTTGATTCCTGATCATGGCGCAGACTCCACAAACTATCAATCGTTTGTCCATGTCGATCAAGCTCCAGTTATCACACAGGGTTCCATGCCAATGACACCAATTCCCCTTCCAAGCCACGGAGGACTAAACCCTGTCGAACCAACCGATCCATCTCCCTTCACTCAATTCCTAGAACACATGTATGAGAAATATCCAAGCTACATCACCGGTCTGGTCGTTATTTTGATATTCGCGGGCAGCATGTATTCGATTTCAACCGGCAAGGGAACGCAGTATCTAACCGCGATGATGAAAGCGACACTATGCTGGTTGCTAGGATCAAACACAGCAAACCTTATCTTTGGCGATGGATTCTGCGAGTTCCAATTCTCAGCAGATGAAACCCCAGCCATTAATTAA
- the DIA2 gene encoding DNA-binding SCF ubiquitin ligase subunit DIA2 (similar to Ashbya gossypii ADR230W) has protein sequence MDSDLVDTTLELGIKCFQYQEYQKAIGLFGKALKLARSYSDDTLESMRENLGIRKRCLHDPNRTYHPRYLILLDNRAASWERINNLGKALIDADRMIKVDAYNLKGYIRKGKILQKMAQDKEALYVYREGLSKAKEAYQLHFEKPPSKFVEIVEHQKNEVIKRLNLQKLTPTTGASKRTHIEAIQPEKLKKSSHANLCSTMSKVRQKHVKVDFVSLLPLEVVFLIMSNLSTKNLVRCLCVSKLWYHRLIILPKLFMDFELSSCDYRKLLKCIKFMNDLRASCRAIYCGKINFGALKLTEEEKSFIYLLSNLKLGPQQLIMQSNNFTMEAILNLLPKNHRLIQPVKRLSIAAPVRRPDGIDFSKFYERALSLVDLELLLTFLPLEREAFRPQSIPSTTSLLNVKSFKLLARQHNDLHSSISDQFLFNTPFTKLTKLYVTGVVFNQSTSTSSSWITTLPNLREIWMERNLGIRFQNVLKYMVLVAGPKRLQKLTFRESPSESSILDNDITQWLDINIIQDLFKDLIVLDVMNTKFDPKILLTILTCVKNGKLKRLNIGNCPSLSFSRDLAIIDEILQNIVSVEELQLPNLMEFNQYSISVLRKNIKYINSLKKLDLSFNNGLKGYELIDLMREIKDKELITLESLAIDGCPDVSPQAVGYVVKNNYCKKVTCIYEKKQWEIFGVNSFWYK, from the coding sequence ATGGATTCAGACCTTGTCGATACGACTTTGGAATTGGGGATAAAATGCTTCCAGTATCAAGAATACCAGAAGGCAATTGGATTGTTTGGGAAAGCATTAAAGCTTGCTAGATCTTATAGCGATGACACTTTGGAATCAATGCGAGAGAATTTAGGAATCAGGAAGAGATGTTTGCATGATCCAAATAGAACTTACCATCCTAGATATCTGATATTATTGGATAATAGAGCAGCTAGCTGGGAGCGAATCAACAACCTTGGCAAGGCATTGATCGATGCAGATCGTATGATCAAGGTAGATGCCTACAATTTAAAAGGTTATATTAGGAAGGGTAAAATATTGCAGAAAATGGCACAAGATAAAGAAGCACTATATGTGTATCGAGAAGGGTTATCTAAGGCAAAAGAGGCCTACCAATTGCATTTTGAGAAGCCCCCATCAAAATTTGTAGAAATTGTGGAACACCAAAAAAACGAGGTTATAAAGAGATTAAATTTACAAAAACTAACGCCTACTACTGGGGCTTCAAAAAGAACTCATATTGAAGCAATTCAACCTGAAAAGCTCAAAAAGTCTAGTCATGCAAATCTCTGTTCCACTATGTCCAAGGTACGACAGAAACATGTTAAAGTTGACTTTGTCTCGCTGTTACCATTGGAGGtggtttttttgataatgtCAAATCTAAGTACCAAAAATCTTGTTCGATGCTTATGCGTTTCGAAGTTATGGTACCACAGATTAATTATTTTaccaaaacttttcatGGACTTTGAGCTCTCTTCCTGTGATTATAGGAAATTACTAAAGTGCATCAAGTTTATGAATGACCTGAGGGCTAGTTGCCGTGCAATTTACTGCGGTAAGATTAATTTTGGAGCCTTGAAGCTTACTGAAGAAGAGAAATCATTTATCTACCTGTTGTCGAATCTTAAACTCGGTCCGCAACAATTAATTATGCAGTCTAATAATTTTACAATGGAAGCGATTCTAAACTTACTCCCCAAAAACCATAGACTTATTCAACCTGTCAAAAGATTGTCAATTGCTGCACCTGTTCGTCGCCCTGATGGTATTGACTTCTCTAAATTTTATGAAAGGGCCCTCTCATTGGTAGACCTCGAACTCCTTCTCACCTTTTTGCCTTTAGAGCGCGAAGCGTTTCGTCCTCAATCAATACCATCTACAACATCGTTATTGAATGTGAAATCATTCAAACTATTGGCCCGGCAGCATAATGATCTGCATTCTTCCATTTCCGATCAATTTCTCTTCAATACACCGTTTACAAAGCTAACAAAATTATATGTCACTGGCGTTGTTTTCAACCAATCTACCTCCACAAGCTCGAGTTGGATCACGACTTTACCGAACCTTCGTGAGATATGGATGGAGCGTAACCTTGGAATCCGGTTTCAgaatgttttaaaatatatggtATTAGTAGCTGGTCCAAAGAGACTGCAAAAACTCACTTTCAGAGAGTCCCCCAGCGAGTCGTCTATATTAGACAATGACATAACCCAATGGCtagatattaatattatacAGGAccttttcaaagatttaATTGTCTTAGATGTGATGAATACTAAGTTCGATCCTAAAATCTTACTAACTATACTAACCTGTGTAAAAAATGGTAAATTAAAGCGATTAAACATAGGAAACTGTCCATCCTTGTCTTTTTCAAGGGATCTTGCGATCATTGATGagattcttcaaaatatagtctcagttgaagaacttCAATTGCCCAATTTAATGGAATTTAACCAATACAGTATTAGTGTACTAAGAAAGaacatcaaatatattaatagcttgaaaaaattggaCCTTTCATTCAACAACGGGTTAAAAGGTTATGAACTAATTGACCTGATGAGAGAAATTAAAGACAAAGAGCTAATAACCTTGGAAAGTCTCGCAATAGATGGCTGCCCAGATGTATCCCCGCAAGCTGTCGGATATGTAGTCAAAAATAACTATTGCAAGAAGGTgacatgtatatatgaaAAGAAGCAGTGGGAAATCTTTGGGGTTAATTCATTCTGGtacaaataa
- the TGL4 gene encoding triacylglycerol lipase (similar to Ashbya gossypii ADR231C): MDRETHSHIMQDFTNAWSKGVAPITQHFIQRYYDYVKKDSAGAAREKKCWVDGMQEKNWQGDSKTDRQRLPLALGYARCVLQKLRILGSQNIIMEKLLQEKQHATSYDSWLAAVIRLDEMTQKEAWKQEEQSSLYDWKLVRAHTERMRAAREEKDWLQLLYIIRTTWVRDLGGMCNVNLYRHSHVGTKYIIDEYVEESKRSLNELVYHSNLDMNYLLGMLVQTRKNIGRTALVLSGGSTFGLFHIGVLSTLFEQELLPRVISGSSAGAIIASIMCVHHKHEIMTLIEDVLQKEFNIFQDDSQKTKSENLLIKISRFFKNGTWFDNKHLVNTMIDFLGDLTFREAYNRTGKILNITVSPASVYEQPRLLNQLTAPNVLIWSAVCASCSLPGIFPSTPIYEKDPKTGETTEWNSSSIKFVDGSVDNDLPIAKLSEMFNVDHIIACQVNIHVFPFLKLSLSCVGGEVEDEFSARLKQNLSTVYNFMANEVIHMLEVGTELGLARNVFTKLRSVLSQQYSGDVTILPDLKMLLRIKDLLSNPTQEFLLRETVNGARATWPKISIIKNHCGQEFELDRVINYLKGKLISKPSQSHGTLQFVDNSISLINSPIIYHQDQSTTIREFLDSPRIQDSAVEKQVKLLSTGGRHQSYSVVKSKVHVRRKSESSAEGNGVLELIQPRSASSSPYISEKFMPIVIGCHPNLKRKKSGPYLGFSADRRSGSSSAGKSLNNFPISEIQTRDDNVSLGTNPSLQAGGTIIPQNGKEPEISPELSLEASSGPHTLTGPFTSKKIPYRGFRRSRRNNSGLLNSKNLVSASDKDKKN; encoded by the coding sequence ATGGATCGAGAAACGCATTCGCACATCATGCAAGATTTCACAAATGCGTGGAGCAAGGGCGTAGCGCCGATTACACAGCATTTTATTCAAAGGTATTATGACTATGTGAAAAAGGATAGTGCGGGCGCGGCTAGGGAGAAGAAGTGCTGGGTGGATGGTATGCAAGAGAAGAATTGGCAAGGAGACAGTAAAACGGACAGGCAAAGGTTACCCCTAGCTTTGGGATATGCCCGATGTGTATTGCAAAAGCTGCGGATTTTGGGGAGTCAGAATATTATTATGGAGAAGCTTCTGCAGGAGAAACAGCATGCGACATCTTACGATAGCTGGTTGGCAGCGGTAATAAGGCTTGATGAGATGACTCAGAAGGAGGCTTGGAAACAGGAAGAGCAGAGTTCGTTGTATGACTGGAAGTTAGTGCGAGCGCATACGGAGCGGATGAGGGCTGCGCGGGAAGAGAAGGACTGGCTTCAATTGCTATATATTATTCGAACAACATGGGTGCGAGACCTTGGAGGCATGTGCAATGTTAATCTCTATAGGCATTCGCACGTTGGTACGAAGTATATCATTGATGAGTATGTGGAAGAGAGCAAGCGCTCGTTGAACGAATTGGTATATCATTCGAATTTGGATATGAATTATTTATTGGGGATGCTTGTGCAAACGcgaaaaaatattggtcGTACTGCACTAGTGTTGAGTGGTGGTAGTACCTTTGGTCTGTTTCATATTGGTGTCCTATCTACCTTGTTTGAGCAGGAGTTATTACCCCGTGTGATCAGTGGTAGTAGCGCTGGGGCTATCATCGCATCGATTATGTGTGTTCATCACAAACACGAAATAATGACCTTAATTGAAGATGTGCTTCAGAAGGAgttcaatatattccagGATGACTCACAGAAGACGAAGAGTGAGAATTTGCTTATAAAGATTTCTCGCTTCTTTAAGAACGGAACCTGGTTTGACAACAAACATTTAGTTAACACAATGATCGATTTCCTCGGAGACCTAACTTTCCGTGAGGCTTACAATCGGACaggaaaaattttgaatatcaCTGTGTCACCAGCCTCTGTATATGAACAGCCGCGTTTGCTAAACCAACTAACGGCCCCAAATGTGTTGATCTGGTCCGCTGTGTGTGCTTCTTGTTCCTTGCCAGGTATATTTCCGTCAACTCCGATATATGAAAAGGATCCTAAAACTGGCGAAACTACAGAATGGAATAGCAGCTCGATTAAATTTGTGGATGGCTCAGTCGATAACGATTTGCCTATAGCAAAACTATCAGAAATGTTTAATGTGGATCATATTATTGCTTGTCAGGTTAATATTCATGTTTTCCCATTCTTAAAACTTTCATTATCGTGCGTTGGTGGAGAAGTAGAAGATGAATTCAGTGCGAGGCTAAAGCAGAATCTTTCCACTGTCTACAATTTTATGGCCAATGAAGTTATTCACATGTTAGAAGTCGGAACAGAACTAGGCCTTGCTAGAAACGTCTTCACAAAGTTGAGATCGGTGCTTTCACAGCAGTATTCTGGCGATGTTACTATTCTTCCTGACTTGAAAATGCTGTTACGTATTAAGGATCTTTTATCAAACCCTACCCAGGAGTTTTTACTTCGTGAAACAGTCAATGGAGCACGTGCAACTTGGCCTAAAATTTCCATAATCAAAAATCACTGTGGTCAGGAATTTGAACTTGACCGAGTTATTAATTATCTCAAGGGTAAGTTGATTTCAAAACCATCCCAATCGCATGGGACATTGCAGTTTGTTGATAACTCTATATCCCTTATTAATTCTCCAATTATTTATCATCAGGATCAAAGTACTACTATCAGGGAGTTCCTAGATAGTCCGAGGATTCAAGATAGCGCCGTTGAAAAACAGGTTAAATTATTATCCACAGGAGGTCGCCATCAGTCTTACAGTGTTGTGAAAAGTAAAGTGCATGTTCGCAGAAAATCAGAATCATCTGCTGAGGGCAACGGTGTCCTTGAATTAATTCAACCTCGGTCAGCCTCCAGTTCACCATATATTTCTGAAAAGTTCATGCCGATTGTAATTGGGTGTCAcccaaatttaaaaagaaagaaatcaGGTCCTTATTTGGGGTTTTCTGCAGACAGAAGATCAGGTTCCTCCTCAGCCGGTAAGTCCCTAAATAACTTTCCTATTTCAGAGATTCAGACAAGAGATGATAACGTTTCTTTAGGAACTAATCCTTCACTCCAGGCTGGTGGAACCATAATACCACAAAACGGTAAAGAACCCGAAATTTCTCCTGAACTAAGTTTAGAAGCGTCATCTGGACCACATACCCTGACTGGGCCTTTTACTTCGAAAAAGATACCATATAGGGGGTTTCGTCGATCTAGAAGGAATAATTCAGGTCTtttaaattccaaaaacctTGTATCTGCTAGCGATAAAGACAAGaaaaattaa
- the TVP38 gene encoding Tvp38p (similar to Ashbya gossypii ADR226C) — MADDYEARTSAQGGLNINRENFLSNDNFFDLDDEDFLDMYQLTARQRLVHQWKRSAKRLLEGFIVLPFWKKALFLGFGATTVSTTLLVLVFHKQLLDAIIKVSNDLNSRWYTPIVFFVLIFGVSFPPMIGFSLLCTSVGLVYGISFKGWLTVALGTVIGSIAAFVVFKTVLRSHAERLVRLNDKFEALASILQDHNSYWIIALIRLCPFPYSLTNGAIAGVYGISTRNFSIAQVLTTPKLVMYLFIGSRLKSIGETNSTLTKLFNILSIFTALAFLALTASILYYKTKYRYLELRRRDPQRFDPTNF; from the coding sequence ATGGCGGACGATTACGAGGCTCGAACAAGTGCGCAAGGAGGATTAAATATAAACAGAGAGAACTTCCTAAGCAAtgataatttttttgatttggatgatgaagacTTTCTTGATATGTATCAGTTAACTGCTAGGCAAAGATTAGTTCATCAATGGAAAAGGTCAGCTAAGAGGTTATTAGAGGGTTTTATTGTCCTTCCATTTTGGAAGAAGGCATTATTTTTAGGGTTTGGGGCCACAACTGTGAGTACGACGTTACTGGTTTTAGTGTTTCACAAGCAGCTACTTGATGCGATTATTAAGGTATCGAACGATTTGAATTCGAGATGGTACACACCTATTGTGTTTTTCGTTCTGATTTTTGGTGTTTCGTTTCCTCCTATGATTGGGTTTTCGTTGCTTTGTACGTCTGTTGGATTAGTCTATGGCatttcttttaaaggatGGCTAACTGTTGCGTTGGGTACTGTTATTGGATCAATCGCAGCATTTGTGGTGTTCAAGACGGTGCTTCGTTCTCATGCGGAAAGGTTAGTTCGTTTAAACGATAAGTTTGAGGCTTTGGCTTCTATTTTACAGGATCATAACAGCTATTGGATCATTGCACTTATCCGGCTCTGTCCATTCCCTTATTCGTTAACAAACGGTGCCATTGCAGGTGTATATGGTATATCTACACGTAACTTTTCTATCGCTCAGGTTTTGACGACTCCGAAATTGGTAATGTATCTATTCATTGGATCTAGACTTAAGAGCATTGGTGAAACGAATTCCACCCTTACAAAGCTGTTTAATATACTAAGTATTTTCACTGCATTGGCATTCCTAGCTCTGACAGCGTCAATATTGTATTACAAGACGAAGTACAGGTATTTGGAGTTACGGAGACGAGATCCTCAGAGATTCGATCCCACCAATTTCtga